Proteins from a genomic interval of Rubinisphaera italica:
- a CDS encoding class II fumarate hydratase, producing the protein MSEFRIECDSMGEVQVPKSAYYGAQTQRAVENFPISGWTLHTDLIHAMGLVKFACGTANRDLGKLTGTGKRPLSDKEVEAMLKASQEVSAGNYDDQFPIDVFQTGSGTSSNMNCNEVISNRAIEILEGDRFAAEKPVHPNDHVNMGQSTNDTFPTAIHVAVGIAIKEKLIPALEKFQQSLKKKSEAWDQIIKIGRTHLADATPLRLGQEFGGFARQLELSVQRAKLALESILELPVGGTAVGSGINTHPEFGSRVAKVLADETAIDFVEAENHFEANAQRDGLVECHSQLKTIATTLFNLSNNIRWLGSGPRCGFNEVIIPDRQPGSSIMPGKVNPVMCESMMQVTARVIGNDGAITISGAAGGNFQLNIMMPMMAQTTLESVNLLASASDAFVEFCSDDLEANEEACNAAVEKSLSMVTSLNPHIGYEKASKLAKEAFKSGKTIRELCSEQKILDEETLKEALDPMRMTEPQVD; encoded by the coding sequence ATGTCTGAATTCCGTATTGAATGTGACTCCATGGGAGAAGTCCAGGTCCCAAAATCAGCGTATTATGGAGCACAAACTCAACGAGCCGTCGAGAATTTTCCAATCTCCGGATGGACACTTCATACCGATTTGATCCATGCCATGGGGTTGGTGAAATTTGCGTGTGGAACAGCGAATCGGGATTTGGGAAAATTAACCGGCACTGGAAAACGCCCGCTCTCGGACAAAGAAGTTGAAGCGATGCTGAAAGCCTCTCAGGAAGTGTCTGCCGGAAACTATGACGATCAGTTTCCGATTGATGTTTTTCAGACAGGATCTGGAACTTCGAGCAATATGAATTGCAATGAAGTGATCAGTAACCGAGCGATTGAAATTCTGGAAGGTGATCGCTTTGCTGCTGAAAAACCAGTGCATCCCAACGATCATGTCAATATGGGACAAAGTACGAATGATACATTCCCGACAGCCATTCATGTCGCCGTCGGGATTGCCATCAAAGAGAAACTGATTCCCGCGCTCGAAAAATTTCAACAGTCTCTGAAAAAGAAGTCGGAAGCGTGGGACCAGATCATCAAGATTGGTCGAACTCACCTGGCGGATGCGACTCCTTTACGTCTTGGCCAGGAATTTGGTGGATTTGCACGTCAACTTGAGTTGAGCGTACAGCGGGCAAAGTTGGCGTTGGAGTCAATTCTGGAATTGCCGGTCGGTGGGACCGCCGTTGGTTCGGGGATTAACACACATCCTGAATTCGGTTCCCGCGTCGCTAAAGTACTCGCGGATGAGACAGCTATCGATTTCGTGGAGGCTGAAAATCATTTTGAAGCCAATGCCCAGCGGGATGGTCTGGTGGAATGCCACAGTCAATTGAAAACAATCGCAACCACTCTGTTTAATCTCTCCAATAACATTCGCTGGTTAGGCTCGGGACCTCGGTGTGGTTTCAATGAAGTGATTATTCCGGATCGTCAGCCGGGAAGTTCGATCATGCCGGGGAAGGTGAATCCCGTCATGTGCGAAAGTATGATGCAGGTTACGGCTCGGGTGATTGGAAATGACGGAGCGATCACAATCAGCGGAGCAGCAGGCGGAAACTTCCAGCTCAATATCATGATGCCCATGATGGCTCAAACGACACTGGAAAGTGTGAATTTACTGGCATCAGCCTCTGATGCCTTTGTCGAATTCTGCAGCGATGACCTGGAAGCCAATGAAGAAGCCTGCAACGCAGCTGTCGAAAAAAGTTTGTCGATGGTGACGAGCCTGAATCCTCACATTGGCTACGAAAAGGCTTCCAAACTTGCTAAGGAAGCTTTCAAGTCTGGTAAAACTATTCGCGAACTGTGTAGCGAACAGAAGATTCTGGATGAGGAGACACTCAAGGAAGCCCTGGATCCAATGCGAATGACAGAGCCTCAAGTCGATTAG
- a CDS encoding ParA family protein: MRIIAIMNQKGGVGKTTSSVNIAAGLARLGKRVCLIDLDSQGNSSSHLGIDINQGMQTIYQVFSGERKLVETRQLVKSNLWVVPANIDLAAVEVELVDAQGREFILKQALEQFAREERDKPLDYVIMDCPPALNTVTINALTAATEILIPVQPHYLSLQGLSRLLETTALIKRRLNRNLIITGMMLCLYETGTRLAADVTDDLMRFLEESDPQAPWANAKVFNSRIRRNIRLAEAPSYAQSIFEYAPDSTGAHDYGNLVQEVLACAKNQHNPLSSAA; encoded by the coding sequence ATGCGAATTATCGCCATCATGAATCAAAAGGGCGGCGTTGGTAAAACAACGTCCAGTGTTAATATTGCAGCAGGACTGGCTCGTCTGGGAAAACGGGTTTGCCTGATCGATCTCGATTCCCAGGGAAACTCGTCATCCCATCTGGGGATCGATATTAACCAGGGGATGCAAACGATCTATCAGGTTTTCTCTGGGGAACGGAAACTGGTCGAAACTCGCCAGTTGGTCAAATCCAATCTCTGGGTCGTTCCTGCCAATATTGATTTGGCAGCGGTTGAAGTTGAGTTGGTCGATGCACAGGGGCGAGAATTTATTCTTAAGCAGGCTCTGGAGCAGTTTGCGCGAGAAGAGCGTGACAAACCTCTCGACTATGTCATCATGGATTGCCCGCCAGCGTTGAACACGGTAACGATTAACGCATTGACAGCCGCCACAGAAATCTTAATCCCTGTTCAGCCACACTATTTGAGTCTACAAGGGTTATCGCGTTTGTTGGAAACGACCGCCCTGATCAAAAGACGTTTGAACCGTAATCTGATAATCACGGGCATGATGCTTTGCCTGTATGAAACAGGTACGAGACTGGCAGCTGACGTAACCGATGATTTGATGCGATTCCTGGAAGAAAGTGATCCACAGGCACCCTGGGCAAATGCGAAAGTATTTAATAGTCGCATCCGCCGAAACATCCGTCTTGCCGAAGCTCCCAGTTATGCTCAGTCCATTTTCGAATACGCTCCCGACTCGACCGGAGCCCACGATTACGGAAATCTCGTTCAGGAAGTTCTGGCCTGCGCAAAAAATCAGCATAATCCACTTTCTTCAGCAGCTTGA
- a CDS encoding DegT/DnrJ/EryC1/StrS family aminotransferase, which yields MTKPVASTVPFPTSSSAHDPIPLIDLKPQYQSIKQEIDEAVQRVFENQTFVLGDEVSKFESEIASYCDSREAIGCASGTDALILALQALNIGPGDEVITSPFTFFATASSIERVGAKPVFVDVEENGFNINPQAISAAVTSRTKAIMPVHIFGQCAKMEEINRIATKHNLAVIEDAAQAIGSEYRGRRTGVLGTIGCFSFFPTKNLGGAGDGGMITTDDAQLATRLKRLRVHGDAGRYQHIDLGMNSRLDSLQAAVLSVKLRYLDSWTEGRQRNASWYQELFDREQLGSVIQLPKTLPDRRHVYNQYCVRVHDGLRDEVLNSLREQQIGCAVYYPQPLHLQPCFAHHGYKEGQFPISEQLSRDIMALPIFAELNLGQLERVVSGVGKAVRSAQSKSSSISKAA from the coding sequence ATGACTAAGCCCGTGGCTTCGACTGTCCCATTTCCCACCTCTTCTTCTGCTCATGATCCAATTCCGTTGATTGATCTGAAGCCTCAATATCAAAGTATCAAGCAAGAGATTGATGAAGCCGTTCAGCGTGTCTTTGAAAATCAGACATTTGTGCTGGGTGATGAAGTCTCCAAATTTGAGTCTGAAATTGCCAGTTATTGTGATTCTCGCGAAGCAATCGGATGTGCGTCCGGTACGGATGCATTAATTCTGGCGTTGCAGGCGCTTAATATTGGACCGGGTGATGAAGTCATCACTTCACCGTTCACCTTTTTCGCGACCGCCAGTTCCATCGAGCGTGTTGGAGCCAAGCCGGTGTTTGTCGATGTCGAAGAAAATGGTTTCAACATCAATCCTCAGGCTATCTCAGCGGCTGTCACTTCCAGAACCAAGGCCATTATGCCGGTTCACATTTTTGGACAGTGCGCCAAAATGGAAGAAATCAATCGAATAGCCACGAAGCACAATCTGGCAGTTATTGAAGATGCTGCTCAGGCGATCGGATCGGAATATCGTGGACGTCGAACCGGCGTTCTGGGCACCATTGGCTGTTTCAGTTTCTTTCCGACAAAGAATTTGGGTGGAGCCGGCGATGGTGGGATGATCACGACTGACGATGCTCAACTGGCGACTCGGTTGAAGCGATTGCGTGTTCATGGCGATGCCGGTCGGTATCAGCATATCGATCTTGGGATGAACAGTCGACTCGATTCGCTGCAGGCAGCCGTCCTGTCAGTGAAATTACGATATCTCGACAGCTGGACCGAAGGCCGGCAACGTAACGCCAGCTGGTATCAGGAGCTGTTTGATCGCGAACAATTGGGCAGTGTGATCCAGTTGCCAAAAACATTGCCCGATCGCCGTCACGTCTACAATCAATATTGTGTTCGTGTTCACGATGGCCTGCGAGACGAAGTCTTGAATTCTCTGCGTGAACAGCAAATTGGTTGTGCCGTTTATTATCCACAACCACTGCACCTGCAACCTTGCTTTGCCCATCATGGATACAAAGAAGGTCAGTTCCCGATTTCCGAACAACTCAGCCGAGATATCATGGCTCTGCCCATTTTTGCCGAACTCAACCTCGGTCAACTCGAACGAGTTGTCTCTGGAGTTGGCAAAGCCGTTCGCTCTGCTCAATCGAAATCATCGTCGATATCCAAAGCCGCTTAG
- a CDS encoding winged helix-turn-helix transcriptional regulator, whose protein sequence is MKPESHRSPCPVACTLDLIGDKWTLLVVRDLALGKSHFSEFQKSPEGIATNILSNRLARLLEHGIVEKYPSETIPSREAYRLTKKGKTLKPILKSIFNWGLKYIEGTKPFDEMEQTS, encoded by the coding sequence ATGAAACCTGAATCTCATCGATCCCCCTGTCCGGTAGCCTGTACACTCGATTTGATCGGCGACAAGTGGACCTTACTCGTAGTTCGCGATCTGGCCCTGGGCAAGTCCCATTTCAGCGAATTTCAGAAGTCTCCTGAGGGGATCGCGACCAATATCCTCTCCAACCGTCTGGCCCGATTGCTGGAGCATGGTATTGTGGAGAAATACCCTTCAGAGACCATTCCGAGCCGTGAGGCTTATCGACTGACTAAAAAAGGAAAGACTCTCAAACCAATTCTCAAATCCATATTTAATTGGGGACTGAAATATATTGAAGGGACTAAACCCTTTGATGAAATGGAACAGACTTCATAA
- a CDS encoding cupin domain-containing protein, which produces MSNYTIFEAGSWNDLGQHVFELGQLKGKGKLFLGDLLKTTGCEISMNRVEAGQSYPFHHKHHQQEEIYIVVSGRGEFQIDGEIFPVQEGSVLNVRPAGVRTYRASQEEPLCYLCIQATENSLTSHTIGDGEIVPGEVEWPAQSIV; this is translated from the coding sequence ATGAGTAATTATACCATATTCGAAGCCGGAAGTTGGAATGATCTTGGCCAGCATGTTTTTGAACTTGGCCAATTGAAAGGGAAGGGAAAATTGTTTCTGGGAGATCTTCTAAAAACGACCGGCTGTGAGATTTCTATGAATCGAGTAGAGGCCGGGCAATCTTATCCATTCCATCACAAACATCATCAGCAGGAAGAAATTTATATCGTGGTTTCAGGACGTGGCGAATTTCAGATCGATGGTGAGATATTTCCAGTTCAGGAAGGTAGCGTGCTGAATGTTCGCCCTGCTGGTGTGCGGACTTATCGGGCCAGCCAAGAGGAACCTCTGTGTTATCTTTGTATTCAGGCAACTGAAAACAGTTTAACCAGCCATACCATTGGGGATGGAGAAATTGTTCCGGGTGAAGTCGAGTGGCCTGCTCAAAGTATTGTCTGA
- the lepB gene encoding signal peptidase I yields MLSNVWHCISVQDIINKETCFCLPQNLTTRDQGTHHEESYNMNEPAKTETPVVSTKTEKSVETKPSKGKPKEKETARETIESIVFAFVLAFLFRTFEAEAFVIPTGSMAPTLFGRHKDMQCEQCGYTFQFGASSEVTRDGTVLIPNSRIHEARCPNCRFSNPSAFASPPFKGDRILVNKFQYELGTPKRFDVVVFKYPEDSKTNFIKRLVGLPGETIRIHHGNLYRVTENGREEILRKDNPNKQRVIQIPVYNDAFPCEALKEAGWPNRWAGVDRTNAEGSIAGWSEAPNTWKLNEESRSYQLTKEGQKPNQPTWLRYRHFAPKDSTWMSIEANDPVEPRPRLIGDFCGYNTVVEDTLRRSSTDELFWVGDLNITGSVDIDEIQEGANFTIELTEGIHWYRCHLNPNTGEARLVRVEAGLNPDEEIELATANTSFKGTGSHTFWFANVDDRLCLWIDDDLIDFGEAANYESSELHGMMPDASDYTPVGIAMQGMTGSVSDLRILRDIYYRGSGISLENGELLLDNVSEWQRAYRNHGKEIDFYEIQIPEDNFFVLGDNSPMSSDGRFWETTHTVPRQAFVGKAFYIYWPHAIPIGVDSGYAVTLSYHKKFTRQGEIVTDRSYPLHYGPFYPNFWRMKRIR; encoded by the coding sequence ATGTTGTCCAACGTCTGGCATTGCATTAGCGTACAGGATATTATCAATAAGGAAACCTGCTTTTGCCTGCCTCAAAATCTCACGACTCGTGATCAGGGAACGCATCACGAGGAAAGTTATAATATGAACGAACCTGCCAAAACTGAAACTCCCGTGGTTTCTACAAAAACTGAAAAGTCAGTAGAGACGAAACCCTCTAAGGGAAAACCGAAAGAAAAAGAGACGGCTCGAGAAACGATCGAATCGATTGTCTTTGCATTTGTGCTGGCTTTTCTATTCCGAACATTCGAGGCAGAAGCGTTCGTCATTCCGACCGGTTCGATGGCTCCCACTCTGTTCGGACGGCATAAAGATATGCAATGTGAGCAGTGTGGTTACACTTTTCAGTTCGGGGCCAGTTCCGAAGTGACTCGCGATGGAACGGTGCTCATTCCCAACAGCCGAATTCACGAGGCACGCTGCCCCAATTGCCGCTTCAGTAATCCTTCCGCCTTTGCATCTCCTCCATTCAAAGGAGACCGGATTCTCGTTAATAAGTTCCAGTACGAACTGGGGACACCAAAACGATTTGATGTCGTCGTTTTCAAATATCCGGAAGACTCGAAAACCAACTTCATCAAACGACTCGTCGGCTTGCCGGGAGAAACGATTCGGATTCATCATGGCAATTTGTACCGTGTGACCGAGAATGGACGTGAAGAAATCCTGCGGAAAGATAATCCCAATAAACAGCGGGTTATTCAAATTCCTGTTTATAACGATGCATTTCCCTGCGAGGCTTTGAAGGAGGCTGGCTGGCCAAATCGCTGGGCGGGTGTTGATAGAACAAATGCAGAGGGCTCCATTGCAGGCTGGTCAGAAGCACCCAATACCTGGAAGTTGAATGAGGAAAGTCGGTCCTATCAATTGACAAAAGAAGGGCAGAAGCCGAATCAGCCGACCTGGTTGCGTTATCGTCATTTTGCGCCGAAAGATTCGACCTGGATGAGCATTGAAGCGAATGACCCTGTCGAGCCTCGTCCAAGATTGATCGGTGACTTTTGTGGTTATAACACTGTCGTCGAAGATACGCTCAGAAGATCGAGCACAGACGAATTATTCTGGGTGGGTGATTTAAACATTACAGGTTCTGTCGATATTGATGAGATTCAGGAAGGAGCCAATTTCACCATCGAGCTGACCGAAGGGATTCACTGGTATCGCTGTCATTTGAACCCCAATACCGGCGAAGCTCGGCTGGTGCGGGTGGAAGCGGGATTGAATCCAGATGAAGAAATTGAACTTGCCACTGCGAACACATCGTTCAAAGGAACAGGAAGTCACACCTTCTGGTTTGCGAATGTCGATGATCGACTCTGCCTCTGGATTGATGATGACCTGATCGACTTTGGAGAAGCAGCCAATTATGAAAGCAGTGAACTGCACGGCATGATGCCCGACGCGTCCGATTATACGCCTGTAGGAATTGCCATGCAGGGCATGACTGGGTCCGTTTCTGACTTGAGAATCTTGCGTGACATTTATTATCGAGGTAGCGGTATCTCACTCGAAAATGGAGAATTGCTGCTCGACAACGTGTCCGAATGGCAAAGAGCGTACCGGAATCATGGCAAGGAAATTGATTTCTATGAAATCCAAATTCCCGAAGACAATTTCTTTGTACTTGGTGATAACAGCCCGATGAGCTCCGATGGACGCTTCTGGGAAACGACACATACCGTTCCTCGCCAGGCATTTGTTGGCAAAGCGTTTTACATTTACTGGCCCCATGCAATTCCGATCGGCGTCGACAGTGGATATGCCGTCACACTCAGCTATCACAAGAAGTTCACCCGCCAGGGAGAAATTGTGACTGACCGCAGCTATCCACTTCACTACGGACCGTTCTATCCCAACTTCTGGCGGATGAAGCGGATTCGATAA